A single region of the Arthrobacter sp. zg-Y20 genome encodes:
- a CDS encoding peptidoglycan-binding protein: MTVHGESLRRLDAGRRVVTLREALLRAGVSLSYLAPDSVNDPSIFDDHVDAAVRAFQQSRGLIVDGVAGPDTQRALQEAQFRFGDRTLSYVEDAQLRGDDVAELQRHLSHLGFYYGHIDGSFGVRTRYAVAELQQNLGLPGSGVCDGDTMTAMSRVNRAISPSQAFALRDYERLDRSTAALRGRLISVNIGRSRKVSPHVKERLTGDPLTEVLITTDIAGRVERILREFGARLVPQAADAGAGSRSTSPSLNLDIHCDWLDQQAASGIAAYYWGLPGTGEARSPIGHRAAVLLMKELGARTDMDNLGVHARTWDTLKLPGVPSVGLDLGYLSNAHDAERLADPVFRQTVADSIVIGIQRLYLMEEEDQPTGTLALDDVLRFNPMEEPARRVSGL; the protein is encoded by the coding sequence ATGACTGTGCACGGCGAGAGCCTGCGGAGGCTGGATGCCGGCCGGCGCGTGGTAACGCTTCGTGAAGCGTTGCTGCGGGCCGGCGTCAGCCTGTCCTATCTGGCACCGGACTCCGTAAACGACCCTTCCATCTTCGACGACCACGTTGACGCTGCCGTGCGCGCGTTTCAGCAGAGCCGCGGCCTGATCGTCGACGGCGTAGCCGGCCCCGACACCCAGCGGGCCCTGCAGGAGGCACAGTTCCGGTTCGGGGACCGCACCCTGAGCTATGTTGAGGACGCGCAGCTGCGCGGCGACGACGTCGCCGAACTGCAGCGCCACCTCTCCCACCTCGGGTTCTACTACGGACATATTGACGGCAGTTTCGGTGTACGCACCCGCTACGCTGTGGCCGAACTGCAGCAGAACCTCGGGTTGCCCGGCAGCGGCGTCTGCGACGGGGACACCATGACCGCCATGTCGCGGGTGAACCGTGCCATTTCCCCGAGCCAGGCGTTTGCGCTGCGGGATTACGAGCGTTTGGACCGCTCCACTGCCGCGCTGCGCGGACGCCTGATTTCCGTTAACATAGGCCGTTCCCGGAAAGTGTCACCGCACGTGAAGGAACGCCTCACAGGTGATCCGCTGACTGAAGTGCTCATCACCACCGACATTGCCGGCCGGGTGGAACGGATCCTGCGCGAGTTCGGTGCCCGGCTGGTTCCCCAGGCCGCCGATGCCGGTGCCGGATCGCGGTCCACCAGTCCGAGCCTGAACCTGGACATTCACTGCGACTGGCTGGACCAGCAGGCTGCGTCCGGCATTGCCGCCTACTACTGGGGCCTGCCCGGTACCGGCGAAGCCCGCTCCCCCATCGGGCATCGGGCTGCCGTGCTGCTGATGAAGGAACTCGGTGCCCGCACGGATATGGACAATCTGGGAGTCCATGCCCGGACCTGGGACACGCTTAAGCTGCCGGGAGTACCGTCCGTCGGGTTGGATCTGGGCTACCTGAGTAACGCACACGACGCCGAGCGGCTCGCGGATCCGGTCTTCCGGCAGACCGTGGCGGACTCCATCGTGATCGGCATCCAGCGGCTGTACTTGATGGAAGAAGAGGATCAGCCCACGGGCACCCTCGCTCTGGACGACGTACTGAGGTTCAACCCGATGGAAGAGCCAGCCCGGCGCGTGTCCGGTCTATAG
- a CDS encoding class I SAM-dependent methyltransferase, which produces MRDKDIIKAAYDVVAGTYAQVVQVPGGAGGPERDTDLALIRKFTALLPAGAEVLDAGCGTGRMITYLDTLAQGNEQPLVIQGCDLSEGMAAIARNVHPNRRILAADLAALPYAPRSFHGLLAWYSIIHAPPEELAGIFGEFRRVLRPGGVLLLGFQAGSGRRRITNAYGHSVEMTACLHAVPEVLAALQRVGFQEVASLDRSPEGAEGNRQGFVLAELESSPWPGGSAASAG; this is translated from the coding sequence ATGCGGGATAAGGACATTATCAAGGCGGCCTACGACGTCGTTGCGGGCACATACGCCCAAGTGGTCCAGGTTCCGGGAGGGGCGGGCGGTCCCGAGCGGGATACGGACCTGGCGCTGATCCGGAAATTCACGGCGTTACTGCCCGCGGGCGCGGAGGTCTTGGACGCGGGCTGCGGGACGGGCCGGATGATCACCTACCTGGACACACTGGCACAGGGGAATGAGCAGCCGTTGGTGATCCAGGGATGCGACTTATCGGAGGGGATGGCGGCCATTGCACGGAACGTGCACCCGAACCGCCGAATCCTGGCCGCGGATCTCGCAGCGCTGCCTTATGCGCCGCGGTCCTTTCACGGGTTGCTGGCGTGGTACTCGATAATCCACGCACCCCCGGAGGAGCTGGCAGGTATCTTCGGTGAATTCCGGCGTGTCCTGCGGCCCGGCGGCGTGCTGCTCCTGGGATTCCAGGCAGGTTCGGGACGGCGGAGGATTACCAATGCGTACGGACACAGTGTTGAGATGACCGCATGCCTTCACGCTGTTCCGGAGGTCCTCGCGGCGCTCCAGCGCGTCGGCTTCCAGGAAGTGGCCAGCCTGGACCGCAGTCCGGAGGGTGCAGAAGGAAACCGGCAGGGCTTTGTCCTGGCGGAGCTGGAATCCAGCCCCTGGCCCGGCGGTTCCGCAGCCAGCGCCGGATGA
- a CDS encoding class I SAM-dependent methyltransferase, translated as MPDQLYENPRLAAIYDALDPDRSDLVPYLFMVREFDARTVVDLGCGTGVLALELAGLGLAVTAVDPAGGSLTVARGKPGAERIRWIHGDASALPAAFADMVLMTGNAVQAVTDELHWGTLLDHVHQALMPGGRFVFETRDPDHRAWETWTEDSTRRITAIDGVGEIESWVEITDVSPSLVSFRWTYVFGSDGQRLTSDSTLRFRSADEVRLSLQAHGFEVEGIRDAPDRPGKELVFVARKPMGSKC; from the coding sequence ATGCCGGACCAGCTCTACGAAAATCCGCGCCTGGCCGCGATCTACGACGCCTTGGATCCAGACCGCAGCGATCTGGTCCCCTACCTCTTCATGGTGCGCGAATTCGACGCACGGACGGTCGTGGACTTAGGCTGCGGGACCGGTGTGCTGGCGCTGGAGCTGGCCGGACTCGGGCTGGCTGTGACCGCCGTGGACCCGGCGGGCGGGTCCTTGACGGTGGCCCGCGGTAAACCCGGCGCCGAAAGGATTCGCTGGATTCACGGTGACGCCTCTGCGCTTCCGGCGGCATTCGCCGACATGGTGCTGATGACCGGGAATGCCGTCCAGGCGGTTACTGACGAACTGCACTGGGGAACGTTGCTTGATCACGTGCACCAGGCCCTGATGCCCGGCGGCCGATTTGTCTTCGAAACCAGGGACCCCGACCATCGTGCCTGGGAAACATGGACCGAGGACTCAACCCGGCGGATCACTGCCATTGACGGGGTTGGAGAAATTGAGAGCTGGGTCGAGATAACGGATGTCTCCCCATCTCTGGTCAGCTTTCGCTGGACCTACGTCTTCGGCAGTGACGGGCAGCGCCTGACCTCCGATTCCACGCTCCGGTTCCGGAGTGCCGACGAGGTTCGGCTCAGTCTGCAGGCCCACGGTTTCGAGGTGGAGGGCATTCGGGATGCACCGGACAGGCCCGGCAAGGAACTCGTTTTTGTAGCCCGGAAACCCATGGGGTCCAAGTGCTAG
- a CDS encoding DUF1116 domain-containing protein, producing MTRAEPFLVDVLPALEAVPGMQPSTILVAGPLLPWVRYTGIQRLAIIGAALFEGLAATPEEADTRLRSGAIRLGSCHEHGSVGSLTGVCTASMPVLVVRDAASGTTTTCRMNEGPGAHALTFGSTGDAVYANLAWIRDKVAPALGAAVRDSPIPLLPIMARALADGDDLHGRQQSAGRIFHHAVRDRVVAGGRQPEELLSYLETAAFHFLHIAMAAAKAISTAAEGVPGSTVVTAMAMNEREFGVRVSGAPGVWFRAALPPLAPFRGVLQAPWTPEDLGYGGGDSLLMETLGMGGAAAAAAPSLTRVSVGSVEAMKRLTASLYSVTVTEHPILRIPSLGRGIPWGLDSAAVTAHGLVPPVHLGATLRTGGLAGAMLFTPPLQPFIDATKSLHDSAGARNGTGVDLVE from the coding sequence ATGACCCGCGCTGAGCCGTTCCTCGTTGATGTACTGCCGGCCCTCGAGGCCGTGCCGGGCATGCAGCCCAGCACGATACTGGTTGCCGGTCCCTTACTGCCATGGGTCCGGTATACCGGGATTCAGCGACTGGCCATTATCGGGGCGGCGCTCTTTGAAGGACTCGCCGCGACACCCGAAGAGGCCGACACCCGGCTGCGGTCCGGCGCTATCCGGCTTGGGTCTTGCCATGAGCACGGCTCCGTAGGGTCCCTCACCGGCGTTTGCACGGCCTCCATGCCGGTCCTTGTGGTGCGCGACGCGGCTTCCGGTACCACCACCACGTGCCGGATGAATGAGGGCCCTGGTGCTCATGCCCTGACCTTCGGTTCCACCGGGGACGCGGTGTATGCCAACCTGGCCTGGATCAGGGACAAAGTAGCCCCGGCCCTCGGTGCAGCGGTCCGTGATAGTCCCATTCCGTTGCTTCCCATCATGGCCCGTGCCCTGGCCGACGGTGATGATCTGCACGGGCGGCAGCAGTCCGCCGGACGTATCTTCCACCACGCGGTGCGCGACCGTGTGGTTGCCGGCGGCCGGCAACCGGAGGAACTGCTGTCCTATCTGGAAACCGCAGCGTTCCACTTCCTGCATATCGCCATGGCCGCCGCTAAAGCCATCTCTACAGCAGCCGAGGGGGTGCCAGGCAGCACTGTAGTCACCGCCATGGCGATGAACGAGAGGGAGTTCGGCGTGAGAGTATCGGGGGCACCCGGCGTCTGGTTCCGTGCGGCATTGCCTCCCCTCGCGCCGTTCCGCGGCGTACTGCAAGCTCCGTGGACTCCCGAGGACCTCGGTTACGGCGGCGGAGACAGCCTGCTCATGGAAACACTGGGGATGGGTGGCGCGGCCGCTGCCGCAGCCCCCTCGCTGACGCGGGTATCGGTAGGCAGCGTCGAAGCCATGAAGCGCTTGACTGCCTCTCTGTATTCGGTGACGGTGACTGAGCATCCGATCCTTCGGATCCCTTCCCTTGGCAGGGGCATTCCGTGGGGGCTGGACAGCGCCGCCGTCACCGCACACGGGCTGGTTCCCCCGGTGCATTTGGGCGCCACGCTGCGTACCGGCGGGCTGGCCGGGGCCATGCTGTTCACGCCGCCCCTCCAGCCCTTCATAGACGCGACGAAGTCTTTACACGATTCCGCTGGAGCGCGCAACGGTACGGGGGTGGACCTGGTTGAATAG
- a CDS encoding ParB/RepB/Spo0J family partition protein, protein MAEKRRGLGRGLGALIPSSAEPEEIATSTQGSVAAGRPVDLFFAAADEPRTSSAAGPRRGAGINKEALRGPAKKSTTRSSAPRTAARAAGAQGAAEEVATVPSVRPKATDASGTAAAKRAVKASRGAAARQSRSEAGEAPGGPMEAVQARTESDAASGAASSQESAVSADETAVGSDVSRETLGSDPQSSTELVQVPGATFAELAIDSIHPNRKQPRSVFDEDDMAELVHSIREIGVLQPIVVRPSPEDDAEHPYELVMGERRWRASRAAGLDAVPAIIRSTQDVDLLRDALLENLHRSQLNPLEEAAAYQQLLDDFECSHEELADRIGRSRPQVTNTLRLMKLPPLVQRRLAAGILSAGHARALLGLGDPAEMEKLAQKIVAEGLSVRATEEIVSLADGIRKPAKSAKPKLGARHERLDYLATSLSDRLDTNVKITLGARKGKVSIEFASVDDLNRIMGVLTPTVD, encoded by the coding sequence ATGGCCGAAAAGCGTCGTGGTTTGGGCCGCGGTCTGGGAGCTTTGATTCCTAGCAGTGCGGAGCCGGAAGAAATTGCAACCTCCACCCAGGGATCCGTTGCTGCCGGACGTCCTGTTGACCTGTTTTTCGCCGCAGCCGACGAGCCCCGTACGTCTTCCGCCGCCGGGCCGCGGCGTGGAGCGGGCATAAACAAAGAAGCACTGCGTGGGCCGGCCAAAAAGTCCACCACGCGCAGTTCGGCACCGCGTACGGCAGCTCGTGCAGCCGGGGCGCAGGGGGCGGCGGAGGAGGTTGCCACTGTTCCTTCCGTCCGACCGAAGGCGACGGACGCGAGTGGCACTGCTGCAGCTAAGCGCGCAGTAAAGGCCTCCCGGGGTGCCGCTGCGCGGCAGTCACGTAGCGAGGCCGGTGAGGCGCCGGGAGGCCCCATGGAGGCCGTCCAAGCCCGGACAGAGTCTGACGCCGCGTCTGGCGCCGCCAGCTCGCAGGAATCTGCCGTCAGCGCGGATGAAACGGCGGTAGGCTCGGATGTTTCCCGTGAAACATTGGGCTCAGACCCGCAGTCCAGTACCGAATTGGTGCAGGTGCCTGGTGCGACCTTTGCCGAGCTTGCCATCGATTCCATTCATCCCAACCGCAAACAGCCCCGCTCCGTCTTCGATGAAGACGACATGGCCGAACTTGTTCACTCCATCAGGGAAATCGGTGTACTACAGCCGATCGTCGTCCGTCCGTCACCCGAGGATGATGCAGAGCACCCGTACGAGTTGGTTATGGGTGAGCGCCGCTGGCGTGCATCCCGTGCGGCCGGCCTGGACGCAGTGCCAGCCATTATCCGTTCCACGCAGGACGTGGACCTGCTCCGTGACGCCCTCCTGGAGAACCTCCACCGCAGCCAACTGAATCCGTTGGAAGAGGCAGCGGCCTACCAGCAGCTCCTGGACGATTTCGAATGCTCGCACGAGGAGCTGGCTGACCGAATTGGCAGGTCGCGTCCACAGGTAACCAACACACTTCGGTTGATGAAGCTGCCCCCGCTCGTGCAGCGCCGATTGGCCGCGGGCATCCTATCAGCTGGCCATGCACGCGCACTCCTTGGGTTGGGAGACCCGGCGGAAATGGAGAAGCTGGCACAGAAAATTGTTGCTGAGGGACTCTCCGTGCGGGCCACCGAGGAGATCGTCTCGTTGGCTGACGGGATCCGCAAGCCGGCAAAGTCAGCGAAGCCGAAGCTTGGAGCACGCCACGAGCGCCTGGATTACCTGGCTACCTCGCTTTCGGACCGTCTCGACACCAACGTGAAGATCACCCTAGGTGCCCGGAAGGGAAAAGTCAGCATCGAGTTTGCCAGCGTTGACGACCTGAACCGCATCATGGGTGTACTTACCCCGACGGTTGACTGA
- a CDS encoding ParA family protein → MEGGVSGEAAPVSTSVDVMDLMDESTPLARELASENRRRDKLRGRVLPRPAQTRIMTVSNQKGGVGKTTTTVNLAAALATAGQNVLVIDIDPQGNASTALGIDHRAEVESIYDVLIDDLPLANVVAPCPDISNLICAPATIHLAGAEIELVSLVAREQRLRRAIDVYAAEREKQGLERLDYIFIDCPPSLGLLTVNAFVAAREVLIPIQCEYYALEGLSQLLKNIEMIQKHLNADLVVSTILLTMYDGRTNLAAQVAAEVREHFPEQVLGAVVPRSVRISEAPSYQQTVMTYDPSSSGALSYLEAAAEIAQRA, encoded by the coding sequence ATCGAAGGTGGTGTATCCGGTGAAGCCGCTCCTGTGTCGACATCGGTAGACGTTATGGATTTGATGGACGAGAGCACGCCGCTGGCGCGGGAACTGGCCAGTGAGAACCGCCGGCGCGACAAGTTGCGGGGACGCGTCCTGCCGCGGCCGGCACAGACCCGGATTATGACCGTGAGTAATCAAAAAGGCGGCGTGGGGAAGACCACTACCACGGTGAACCTTGCCGCGGCTTTGGCCACTGCGGGGCAAAATGTCTTGGTGATTGATATTGATCCCCAGGGAAATGCCTCCACGGCGCTGGGGATTGACCACCGCGCCGAGGTAGAGAGCATCTACGATGTCCTGATTGACGATCTGCCGCTGGCCAACGTTGTTGCTCCGTGCCCTGACATCAGCAACCTCATCTGCGCACCGGCGACGATCCACCTTGCCGGCGCCGAAATCGAGCTCGTTTCACTCGTCGCGCGGGAACAGCGTCTCCGCCGGGCCATCGATGTATATGCGGCGGAGCGGGAGAAGCAGGGGCTGGAACGCCTCGACTATATCTTCATTGACTGCCCGCCCAGCCTCGGGCTCCTTACGGTGAATGCCTTTGTTGCTGCCCGCGAGGTCCTGATTCCGATCCAGTGCGAGTACTACGCCCTCGAGGGACTAAGCCAGCTGCTCAAGAATATTGAGATGATCCAGAAGCACCTCAACGCCGATCTGGTTGTTTCCACTATTCTGCTGACCATGTACGACGGCAGGACCAACTTGGCGGCGCAGGTTGCCGCAGAGGTTCGGGAGCACTTCCCGGAGCAGGTTCTGGGCGCTGTTGTTCCCCGGTCCGTGCGCATTTCCGAGGCGCCGAGCTACCAGCAGACCGTTATGACTTACGATCCGTCCTCGAGCGGCGCGCTTTCATACCTTGAGGCAGCCGCCGAAATCGCCCAGCGCGCTTAG
- the rsmG gene encoding 16S rRNA (guanine(527)-N(7))-methyltransferase RsmG yields MVESTPAEQDAARKIFGDRLDLAGRYVEHLATSGMERGLLGPREVPRLWSRHVLNCAVVAELIPANASVADVGSGAGLPGLCLAIARPDISMTLIEPLERRVIWLNEVIEDLELDNVRVLRGRAEQVVDDVNVDVATARAVSALGGLAGLTVPLLHGKGQVLAIKGRSAEEEVQKAAKAIRKLGGRDTAVVTAGADLLEEPTTVVRISVG; encoded by the coding sequence GTGGTTGAATCAACGCCCGCAGAGCAGGATGCCGCCCGGAAAATCTTCGGTGACCGCCTGGACCTGGCCGGAAGGTACGTGGAGCACCTCGCAACGTCAGGGATGGAGCGCGGCCTCCTGGGCCCCCGCGAGGTTCCAAGGCTGTGGAGCAGGCACGTGCTTAACTGCGCCGTGGTCGCGGAGCTCATCCCGGCGAACGCGTCCGTTGCAGACGTAGGCAGCGGCGCAGGACTGCCCGGGCTGTGCCTGGCCATAGCCCGCCCAGACATCTCCATGACCCTGATCGAGCCGTTGGAGCGGCGCGTGATCTGGCTGAACGAGGTCATTGAAGACCTGGAGCTGGACAACGTACGGGTTCTCCGCGGGCGTGCAGAGCAGGTAGTCGACGATGTGAACGTGGATGTGGCCACAGCCCGGGCCGTCTCCGCACTGGGCGGATTGGCGGGTCTGACTGTGCCCCTGCTGCACGGAAAAGGCCAGGTCCTGGCCATCAAGGGACGCAGCGCCGAAGAGGAGGTCCAGAAGGCCGCCAAGGCCATCCGGAAGCTCGGCGGGCGGGACACAGCCGTCGTCACGGCAGGCGCCGACCTCCTGGAAGAACCCACCACTGTTGTGCGTATTTCCGTAGGGTGA
- a CDS encoding R3H domain-containing nucleic acid-binding protein, protein MSTERIDDPAVPAEAADDVVPEPVTARGGRLEEEGDVAADYLEELLDIADIDGDIDIEVRNGRTYISIVSEEGDDAALQALVGRDGEVLEALQELARLSVLTATENRSRLVLDITGYRTERGEQLQSIAEDAVQRAKAAGEAVALAPMSAYERKIVHDAVADLGLASESEGEGADRHIVVSLPAS, encoded by the coding sequence ATGAGCACCGAGCGCATTGATGATCCCGCGGTACCGGCTGAGGCAGCTGACGACGTCGTACCCGAGCCGGTAACGGCACGCGGCGGACGGCTCGAAGAAGAGGGCGACGTCGCGGCGGACTATCTGGAAGAGCTCCTGGATATTGCCGATATCGACGGAGATATCGACATTGAGGTCCGCAACGGACGCACTTACATCTCCATCGTCAGTGAAGAGGGCGACGACGCCGCGCTGCAGGCTTTGGTGGGACGCGACGGGGAAGTGCTGGAGGCCCTTCAGGAACTGGCGCGTCTCTCGGTGCTGACGGCTACCGAGAACCGGTCCCGCCTGGTCCTGGACATTACCGGGTACCGGACGGAACGCGGCGAGCAGCTGCAGTCCATTGCCGAGGACGCGGTGCAGCGGGCCAAGGCCGCCGGAGAAGCCGTGGCCCTGGCACCCATGAGCGCCTACGAGCGGAAGATAGTCCACGACGCAGTGGCCGACCTTGGACTGGCCAGCGAATCCGAGGGTGAAGGCGCAGACCGCCACATCGTCGTTTCCCTGCCTGCATCCTAG
- the yidC gene encoding membrane protein insertase YidC — translation MGFFETILFPFKWVVSWIMWIFHEGFVFLGMDAASGWTWTLSIIGLVIVIRAALIPVFVKQIKAQRGMQSLQPDLRKLQQKYKGKTDQLSRQAMTQEQMALYKKHGTNPFAACLPMLIQMPFFFALFQVLNGVSKASAGGEHIGALSSQAIQQFDEATILGAPLSSSLLHGFGDEGHLSVVVLSIIMILAMTASQFITQKQIMSKNMSEEALASPFMRQQKMMLYVLPLVFGVGGINFPIGVLIYWTTTNLWTMGQQFFVIRRMPTPGSPAAKALAERRARKGLPMTPLLGEKKGAEPVEVPAAAKVQRVQPQRKNRKKR, via the coding sequence ATGGGTTTCTTCGAGACGATACTGTTCCCCTTTAAGTGGGTAGTGTCATGGATCATGTGGATCTTCCACGAGGGTTTCGTTTTCCTCGGGATGGATGCCGCATCCGGTTGGACGTGGACGCTGTCCATCATCGGTCTGGTGATCGTGATCCGCGCCGCGCTGATCCCGGTTTTCGTCAAGCAGATCAAGGCGCAGCGCGGTATGCAGTCGCTGCAGCCGGACCTGCGTAAGCTGCAGCAGAAGTACAAGGGCAAAACGGACCAGCTGTCGCGCCAGGCGATGACGCAGGAACAGATGGCCCTGTACAAGAAGCACGGGACCAACCCGTTTGCGGCTTGCCTGCCCATGCTGATCCAGATGCCGTTCTTCTTCGCCCTGTTCCAGGTGCTCAACGGTGTATCCAAGGCCAGTGCCGGCGGCGAGCACATCGGCGCCCTCTCCTCCCAGGCAATCCAGCAGTTTGACGAGGCCACGATCCTCGGCGCACCGCTGTCCTCCTCGCTGCTGCACGGCTTCGGCGACGAGGGGCACCTCTCCGTGGTGGTGCTTTCGATCATCATGATCCTGGCCATGACGGCCTCGCAGTTCATTACGCAGAAGCAGATCATGTCCAAGAACATGTCTGAAGAAGCCCTGGCCAGCCCCTTCATGCGCCAGCAGAAGATGATGCTGTACGTACTGCCCCTCGTGTTCGGTGTCGGCGGCATCAACTTCCCCATCGGTGTGCTCATCTACTGGACCACCACCAACCTGTGGACCATGGGGCAGCAGTTCTTCGTAATCCGCCGCATGCCCACCCCGGGTTCGCCGGCCGCCAAGGCACTTGCTGAGCGCCGCGCCCGCAAGGGCCTGCCTATGACGCCGCTGCTGGGTGAGAAGAAGGGCGCGGAACCCGTTGAGGTCCCTGCCGCCGCCAAGGTCCAGCGTGTCCAGCCCCAGCGGAAGAACAGGAAAAAGAGATGA
- the yidD gene encoding membrane protein insertion efficiency factor YidD, whose amino-acid sequence MRDSGAYPLRALVAVARFVWNLPRAVLIGLLIAYRKTVSPLYGPVCRFFPSCSAYALEAVTVHGAVKGSWLAFRRLIRCHPWNGGGVDHVPEGHRIWDTKKVPRIIVLNHPVIPADEDSRSAA is encoded by the coding sequence ATGAGGGACTCCGGAGCATATCCGTTGAGGGCCTTGGTTGCTGTTGCCCGGTTCGTCTGGAACCTCCCCCGCGCAGTCCTCATCGGGCTGCTGATTGCCTACCGGAAGACCGTCTCGCCGCTGTACGGTCCGGTCTGCCGCTTTTTCCCCTCATGTTCCGCCTACGCCCTCGAAGCAGTCACAGTCCACGGCGCCGTTAAAGGTTCCTGGCTGGCTTTCCGACGGCTGATCCGCTGCCATCCGTGGAACGGCGGAGGGGTGGACCACGTACCTGAGGGACACCGGATTTGGGACACAAAGAAGGTCCCGAGGATCATTGTGCTGAATCATCCCGTGATTCCAGCTGACGAAGACAGCCGCTCGGCGGCCTGA
- the rnpA gene encoding ribonuclease P protein component: MLAVRNRVRVSADFSRTVRSGARSGRRNVVLYAVPTGENPTRIGFIVSKSVGNAVTRNLVKRRLREAAAQGLAFHPSGLDVVVRALPASASASWQDLSADYQGALNACIAKLAKPRTSQTGRMSQQ; this comes from the coding sequence ATGCTGGCCGTAAGGAACCGGGTAAGGGTATCGGCGGACTTTTCCCGTACTGTACGTTCCGGTGCCCGAAGTGGGCGCCGGAACGTAGTGCTATATGCGGTTCCTACCGGTGAGAACCCGACCCGCATAGGCTTCATTGTGTCCAAATCCGTCGGGAACGCGGTGACACGCAACCTCGTTAAGAGAAGACTGAGGGAAGCGGCCGCGCAGGGTCTTGCATTCCACCCGTCCGGACTGGATGTGGTGGTGAGGGCGTTGCCCGCATCAGCGTCGGCGTCGTGGCAGGACCTCAGTGCCGACTATCAGGGCGCCCTAAACGCCTGTATAGCCAAACTCGCGAAGCCGCGAACAAGCCAGACAGGGAGGATGAGCCAGCAATGA
- the rpmH gene encoding 50S ribosomal protein L34 codes for MSKRTFQPNNRRRAKKHGFRLRMRTRAGRAILSARRGKGRTELSA; via the coding sequence GTGAGCAAGCGGACTTTTCAGCCGAATAACCGCCGTCGTGCCAAGAAGCACGGCTTCCGCCTTCGCATGCGTACCCGTGCCGGCCGTGCCATCCTTTCTGCACGCCGTGGCAAGGGCCGTACCGAACTGTCGGCCTAA